In Pseudobacter ginsenosidimutans, the following are encoded in one genomic region:
- a CDS encoding RNA polymerase sigma factor produces MLAPHSHNEADLLLRVAEGDQKAFAALFHAYHHRLGIYLYQLTSSRTFAEENIQDIFCKVWEKRAQLPEVQNFQHWLFTVSKNHALNVLRKMVRERTEQLNWEKQQLNLSPDAELTTEDRLQLIHKAISQLPPQQKKVFILSRYQRLKYVEIAKELNLSRETVKSYLQIATSSIRKYVNTHLPLFIFLFSRFFY; encoded by the coding sequence TTGCTTGCACCACATTCTCATAATGAAGCCGACCTGTTATTGCGGGTAGCTGAAGGCGACCAGAAAGCTTTCGCCGCCTTGTTCCATGCTTACCATCACCGGCTTGGTATCTATCTTTATCAGCTCACTTCCTCAAGAACTTTCGCCGAAGAGAATATCCAGGATATATTCTGCAAAGTATGGGAAAAACGTGCCCAGCTTCCTGAAGTGCAGAATTTCCAGCATTGGCTTTTTACTGTTTCCAAAAATCATGCACTCAATGTTCTCAGGAAAATGGTGCGGGAACGCACTGAACAGTTGAACTGGGAAAAGCAGCAGTTGAACCTTTCACCGGATGCTGAACTTACCACTGAGGATAGGTTACAATTAATTCACAAGGCAATCAGTCAACTCCCGCCCCAGCAGAAAAAAGTGTTTATCCTCAGCCGTTACCAGCGACTTAAATATGTTGAGATCGCCAAAGAACTTAATTTATCACGGGAAACTGTAAAATCATACCTGCAGATCGCTACAAGTTCCATCCGGAAATATGTGAATACCCACCTCCCGCTTTTTATCTTTTTGTTCAGCAGGTTTTTCTACTGA
- a CDS encoding caspase family protein: MKVVSLLLSIVFMLGQIHAQEQDLRLMLPIGHTAHISSIQLSNEQEFLLTGANDNTIKVWDGKTGTMRLNIRMKGQVGAARLSHDENWIVGAASEDSVRVFNRKTGKLRIAKKVSWGTGGAIFSGNDSSILAFGVTDAQLFDAFTGKTLLTIPARNGNLITAVFSPDEKLILTCGTHGGVELWDVQTKKIRYRLQSAMEYVHAAIFSYDGSKVAVASDTALTIWNTTTGKVHLNLKHAGDAVRMTAFSPDDKYILSGNWRNETIIWEAATGRKVRTLTHSADLIAISPDGKKVALGGGDDRGVAVFDMTTGKKITHVYPRESLSQLLFSKTGLSFVTGTVMGHLDVFDAEKGDWRLTFNGHVHANWTSRFSPDGSTLLTSPYDGSLKLWDRKKGELKKTVWNIRGGPEFSPDGTKLIASCWDSTARIIDVASGETWMTMNGHKSLMIDACFNKDGSMAITQDFDGIVQLWDLVSRKSTLRIEAGPEVRKVAFNPDGTKFYLYHYHDKFIAVRSTKNGDVLYTVPVDNCQIDQFEFTHDGKYYFTSTGCSTFVGDAVTGKILYTKSQGSAGREGRLDPSGERLLLLNSKNMELWDWQNNRLIVKEEHTGEKLEKAFYSPDGKTLVITTDDGYMQIREAGTLRLITTLEGHEGGVNTIDFFSTENLMVSCGADFTGKLWDLKTGSLVYTFFALGNEDYFTLLPSHYYRSTPMASRMLYYTSKDQDWISFEQLDLKYNRPDLVLKSAGSANKKLISTFYEAYLRRLRRQGFDSLTLQSKVAAPQFDFANGKEFISTKQYPSKVSIRIRVEDRNLPLDRFNVWVNEVPLWNNRGVSLKHLNSGTFDTIITVSLSEGYNLVEGTAMNAEGLESLRKSMVIGKVPDEQKAKARKCYFVGVAIERFADTGNNLLWSVKDIRALAGAFKEKYGSAHIVIDTLFNEKVSLAAILQLKKKLLKADINDVVVIAYSGHGLLSNDFDYYFPTWQVDFSKPEKGGIPYDSLESLVNNIPPRQKLMIIDACHSGEVDKEDMKMGEEGGIAYLPDSYQSKGEAMAPQTVFELMQEIFPDVGRNSGTTILSASRGTQTANEWDEIKHSIFTYSILELLQQQPHASVWQLKEHTYRRVMELTNGVQRPTTRQEMKNSDWMVW; this comes from the coding sequence ATGAAAGTCGTTTCCCTGCTGCTTTCCATCGTATTCATGCTGGGGCAGATCCATGCCCAGGAGCAGGATCTCCGGTTGATGCTTCCTATCGGGCATACAGCACATATCAGCTCCATCCAATTGAGCAATGAACAGGAATTCCTGCTGACCGGCGCCAATGATAATACCATCAAGGTCTGGGATGGCAAGACCGGCACCATGCGGCTCAATATCCGGATGAAAGGACAGGTTGGCGCTGCCAGGCTCAGCCACGACGAGAACTGGATCGTAGGAGCCGCCAGCGAAGACTCGGTAAGGGTCTTCAACAGAAAGACCGGTAAGCTCCGCATTGCCAAAAAAGTATCCTGGGGCACAGGCGGCGCCATCTTTTCCGGCAACGATTCTTCTATCCTTGCCTTCGGTGTAACTGATGCGCAACTTTTTGATGCGTTCACCGGCAAAACACTGCTAACCATTCCAGCCCGTAACGGTAACCTCATAACGGCTGTTTTCAGTCCCGATGAAAAACTGATCCTCACCTGTGGTACCCATGGCGGTGTGGAACTCTGGGATGTGCAAACAAAAAAAATACGCTACCGCCTGCAAAGCGCCATGGAATACGTTCATGCCGCTATCTTCAGCTATGATGGGAGCAAGGTGGCCGTAGCCTCCGATACTGCTCTCACTATCTGGAACACAACAACAGGGAAAGTTCACCTGAACCTGAAACATGCAGGCGATGCAGTCAGGATGACCGCGTTCAGTCCCGATGATAAATATATTCTCTCCGGTAACTGGCGTAATGAAACCATCATCTGGGAGGCAGCTACAGGACGCAAGGTCCGTACATTGACGCATTCGGCTGATCTGATTGCTATCAGCCCCGATGGAAAAAAGGTAGCATTGGGCGGAGGAGATGATCGTGGTGTGGCCGTATTTGATATGACCACCGGAAAAAAGATCACCCATGTTTATCCGCGGGAATCTCTTTCCCAGCTACTTTTCAGCAAAACCGGATTGTCTTTCGTAACAGGTACCGTTATGGGACACCTGGATGTTTTTGATGCTGAAAAGGGCGACTGGCGGCTGACCTTCAACGGTCATGTACATGCGAACTGGACCAGCCGCTTCAGCCCGGATGGGAGTACCCTTCTTACCTCTCCATACGACGGAAGCCTTAAATTATGGGACAGGAAAAAAGGCGAATTGAAAAAGACAGTCTGGAATATCAGGGGAGGCCCGGAGTTCAGCCCGGATGGCACAAAACTCATTGCCTCCTGCTGGGATAGCACCGCAAGGATCATCGATGTTGCATCAGGTGAAACCTGGATGACCATGAACGGCCATAAAAGCCTGATGATCGATGCCTGTTTCAACAAAGACGGCTCCATGGCCATCACACAGGATTTTGACGGCATCGTTCAATTATGGGATCTGGTCAGCCGGAAATCCACTCTCCGCATTGAAGCCGGCCCGGAAGTGCGGAAAGTAGCTTTCAACCCGGATGGCACAAAATTCTATCTCTATCACTACCACGATAAATTCATAGCGGTTAGAAGCACTAAAAACGGTGATGTGTTGTACACGGTGCCGGTGGACAATTGCCAGATAGATCAGTTTGAATTTACACACGATGGTAAATATTATTTTACCTCTACCGGATGCAGCACGTTTGTAGGGGATGCTGTTACCGGAAAGATACTGTATACAAAAAGCCAGGGATCAGCGGGAAGGGAAGGCAGGCTCGATCCTTCCGGCGAACGCCTGCTGCTGCTGAACAGTAAGAATATGGAGCTTTGGGACTGGCAGAACAACCGGCTGATCGTGAAAGAGGAACATACAGGCGAGAAACTGGAGAAAGCTTTTTACAGCCCGGATGGCAAAACCCTTGTTATAACAACCGACGATGGATATATGCAGATCCGGGAAGCCGGCACCCTGCGCCTCATCACCACACTCGAAGGTCATGAAGGCGGTGTGAATACCATCGATTTTTTTTCTACGGAAAACCTGATGGTCAGTTGCGGCGCGGATTTTACCGGCAAGCTCTGGGACCTGAAAACCGGTAGCCTGGTCTATACCTTTTTTGCCCTGGGCAATGAAGATTATTTCACCCTGCTGCCTTCGCATTATTACCGGTCCACACCCATGGCTTCCAGGATGCTTTACTACACCAGCAAGGATCAGGACTGGATCTCCTTTGAACAGCTCGACCTGAAGTATAACCGGCCCGACCTGGTATTGAAGAGTGCCGGTTCTGCCAACAAAAAACTGATCTCCACTTTCTATGAGGCTTACCTGCGCCGGCTCAGGCGACAGGGATTTGATTCGCTTACTCTTCAGAGTAAGGTGGCAGCACCGCAATTCGATTTTGCGAATGGGAAGGAATTCATTTCAACCAAACAATATCCTTCCAAAGTGTCCATACGCATCAGGGTAGAGGACAGGAACCTGCCGCTGGATCGTTTCAATGTATGGGTCAATGAAGTGCCGCTCTGGAATAACAGGGGTGTTTCCCTGAAGCACCTGAACTCCGGTACATTCGATACTATCATTACGGTATCCCTTTCCGAAGGATACAACCTGGTGGAAGGTACGGCCATGAATGCAGAGGGACTCGAAAGCCTGCGCAAATCCATGGTGATCGGTAAGGTGCCCGACGAGCAAAAAGCAAAGGCGCGCAAATGTTATTTTGTTGGCGTTGCGATAGAACGGTTTGCAGACACCGGCAACAACCTGCTCTGGAGTGTGAAGGATATCCGGGCACTCGCCGGTGCTTTTAAGGAAAAGTACGGCAGTGCGCATATCGTTATCGATACACTGTTCAATGAAAAAGTGTCGCTGGCCGCCATTCTTCAATTGAAGAAAAAACTGCTGAAGGCCGATATCAACGATGTGGTGGTGATTGCTTATTCAGGCCATGGCCTGTTAAGCAACGACTTTGATTATTACTTTCCCACCTGGCAAGTTGATTTCAGCAAACCGGAGAAAGGTGGTATCCCTTACGACAGCCTTGAATCACTGGTCAACAATATTCCGCCTCGACAAAAACTGATGATCATCGATGCCTGTCATTCAGGTGAGGTAGACAAGGAAGATATGAAGATGGGAGAAGAAGGCGGCATCGCCTACCTGCCTGATTCCTACCAGTCAAAGGGAGAGGCCATGGCGCCTCAAACAGTGTTCGAACTGATGCAGGAGATCTTTCCCGATGTGGGCAGGAACTCAGGTACCACCATTCTTTCAGCCTCCCGTGGTACACAAACAGCCAATGAATGGGATGAGATCAAACACAGCATTTTTACTTATTCCATACTCGAGTTGCTGCAACAACAACCTCATGCTTCGGTATGGCAGTTGAAGGAGCATACTTATCGCAGGGTGATGGAGCTCACCAATGGTGTGCAAAGGCCAACCACCCGCCAGGAGATGAAGAACTCCGACTGGATGGTCTGGTAG
- the dapF gene encoding diaminopimelate epimerase, with protein sequence MDLQFFKYQGTGNDFVILDNRNGQYDALTNEQVNWICNRRFGIGADGLMMLNTKTGYDFEMKYYNADGRPSTMCGNGGRCLVKFAWHQGIRRPMYKFIAADGDHEAEIDDDGTVALKMKDVSAIKDYHGDFILDTGSPHYVKIVTDVMEMDVYKKGMDIRYSNHFAKEGINVNFVEQKKEDEITVRTYERGVEDETYSCGTGVTAAALVCYHNERGFNDVTVHTKGGRLTVEYDRVDDDTFENVWLCGPAERVFAGTISVPDAS encoded by the coding sequence ATGGACTTACAGTTTTTCAAATACCAGGGCACAGGCAATGACTTTGTGATCCTGGACAACAGGAATGGACAGTACGACGCATTGACCAATGAACAGGTGAACTGGATCTGCAACCGCCGCTTCGGCATCGGTGCAGACGGCCTGATGATGCTCAACACGAAAACCGGATACGATTTCGAAATGAAATATTATAACGCCGATGGACGCCCCAGCACCATGTGTGGCAATGGTGGACGCTGCCTCGTGAAGTTCGCCTGGCACCAGGGTATCCGCCGTCCCATGTATAAATTCATCGCAGCCGACGGCGACCATGAAGCTGAGATCGACGACGATGGCACGGTAGCACTCAAAATGAAAGATGTTTCCGCCATCAAAGACTACCACGGTGATTTCATCCTCGATACCGGCTCTCCTCACTACGTGAAGATCGTCACCGATGTAATGGAGATGGATGTATACAAAAAAGGAATGGACATCCGCTATAGCAACCATTTCGCCAAAGAAGGCATCAACGTGAATTTCGTTGAACAGAAAAAAGAGGACGAGATCACTGTTCGCACCTACGAACGCGGTGTGGAAGACGAAACCTATTCCTGTGGCACGGGCGTTACCGCTGCTGCACTCGTATGTTACCACAACGAACGCGGCTTCAACGATGTAACCGTTCACACCAAAGGTGGCAGGCTCACCGTGGAATACGACAGGGTGGACGACGATACTTTTGAGAACGTCTGGCTCTGCGGCCCCGCCGAAAGGGTTTTCGCAGGCACCATCAGTGTGCCGGACGCTTCCTGA
- a CDS encoding TonB-dependent receptor, translating to MKLTAVLLLLFSLQAWAEGFGQTITVNVEKAPLGRVFNIIEKQSDYVFFFDQSLIEKGEKVTVRSRNRPLKEVLEECFRNQPFTWSIVGSIIVVKSKETPKPVRDSLLEIIPAFIPIKGRVVNESGQPLPGATIMIRNTNQGTNAGADGTFSLDANPGATLVISFVGYESKEIVVDRNNTIINVVLTAAENEEKDIVVIAYGRVKKTDLTGSVSQIKGSDISSYPTTNVIQALSGRATGVRVIQNNGTPGSPISVRIRGANSILGGNEPLYIIDGLPSSPTYLQTEDVESVEILKDASSTAMYGSRGGSGVVLITTRSGKKNQPTKVNLHLGYSTQSITKKLKLLSPFQYASLYNERAVNDGLAPFFTQNQVDSLRNVKGTDWQDLLLRKAPMYNSNVSVSGGSEKTSFFLSGGAFQQEGIIPNSDYNRYSLRANIKHDISKAATVAFTAVYTRSDRSLQNSQTGNRGSDMFGAMLFAPPTVGPYTADGKYVRLTDVYPIISNAIVNPIAIRNEVTNRFQSDDIVANVNLQVNPARNLSLRVSGNIINNNTRNDNFRNRDPYGLNSAGNANVNTNQFTSLLNENILNYKNVFGGVHSLDVVGGIMAQADKSTSMGSGNALDFLSNEVFTGSIQSAAVPGLPTSTYSKSVLLSYVGRINYGFDNRYLFTLSFRRDGFSAYSKENRWANFPSAAIAWRASNEKFMENLHAVSDLKLRASYGRTGNTSIKSYQTLNILQPYNTIFGNDLFIGYAPRPEYASKLRWEVTDQLDLGLELALFKNKIRFTADYYQKQTKYLLNKVQLPTSFGYETSLENIGEISNKGVELGIDATVVNNADWKWDLAGNISFNRNKVEKLYKGQDIAGPNVFTGNINDYVNLLREGLPLYAFYGYIEEGYTETGNIKYQDKNGDKSINNLDRSVIGDPNPDFIYGLSSVTKFKGFELTVFIQGSQGNDLFNLNKASTLDMGWSLNQPEEVYTNHWTAENTNAKYPRPSSKITANFSTRFVEDGSYLKFKNIQLAYNIPVAKLGTKAVKSAQLYVSAQNMIVITNYSGYDPEVNAYGAADSIQQGLDYTVYPNSKSFTVGIRCGF from the coding sequence ATGAAACTAACTGCAGTACTACTGTTATTGTTCAGCCTGCAGGCCTGGGCCGAAGGATTCGGCCAGACCATAACAGTGAATGTTGAGAAAGCCCCGCTCGGCCGGGTTTTCAACATTATCGAAAAGCAAAGCGATTATGTTTTCTTTTTCGACCAGTCGCTGATCGAAAAAGGAGAAAAGGTAACTGTCCGTTCCCGCAACCGGCCATTGAAAGAAGTGCTGGAAGAATGTTTCAGGAATCAGCCATTCACCTGGTCTATTGTAGGTTCGATCATAGTGGTGAAGTCGAAAGAAACACCGAAACCGGTAAGGGACTCCTTGCTGGAAATAATTCCTGCATTCATCCCCATCAAAGGCCGGGTAGTAAATGAGTCAGGCCAGCCATTACCAGGCGCCACCATCATGATCAGGAACACCAACCAGGGAACCAATGCCGGCGCAGATGGAACATTCTCGCTTGATGCGAATCCCGGCGCTACTCTCGTGATCTCTTTCGTTGGATATGAATCGAAGGAAATTGTGGTGGACAGGAACAATACCATTATCAATGTAGTGCTCACTGCAGCAGAGAATGAAGAGAAAGATATTGTTGTGATCGCCTATGGCCGTGTTAAGAAGACTGATCTTACTGGTTCCGTTTCGCAGATCAAAGGAAGTGATATCAGCTCCTACCCCACTACCAATGTGATCCAGGCATTGAGTGGCCGGGCAACCGGTGTGAGGGTTATTCAAAACAACGGCACTCCCGGCAGCCCTATCAGCGTCCGCATCCGTGGCGCCAATTCCATCCTTGGAGGAAATGAACCACTATACATCATCGATGGTCTGCCCAGCAGCCCCACTTATCTCCAGACTGAGGATGTTGAATCAGTGGAGATACTGAAAGATGCCTCTTCCACGGCAATGTACGGATCGAGGGGCGGCAGTGGCGTAGTACTGATTACCACCCGTTCAGGAAAAAAGAACCAGCCTACAAAAGTAAATCTCCATCTGGGATACAGCACTCAGTCGATCACCAAAAAGCTGAAACTGCTCTCTCCGTTTCAATATGCGTCCCTTTACAACGAACGGGCAGTAAACGATGGGCTTGCTCCTTTCTTTACACAAAATCAGGTTGATTCTTTACGCAATGTAAAAGGTACAGACTGGCAGGACCTTCTTTTACGCAAGGCGCCCATGTACAACAGCAATGTGAGTGTCAGCGGTGGTTCTGAAAAAACAAGTTTCTTCCTGTCTGGTGGCGCTTTCCAGCAGGAGGGCATCATCCCCAATTCAGATTATAACCGTTATTCTTTAAGAGCAAATATCAAACACGATATCAGCAAAGCGGCCACGGTAGCATTTACAGCGGTCTATACCAGGTCAGACAGAAGTTTGCAGAACTCGCAAACGGGTAACCGTGGCAGTGATATGTTCGGCGCAATGCTCTTCGCTCCGCCCACAGTAGGGCCCTACACTGCAGATGGAAAATATGTACGGCTGACCGACGTATACCCGATCATCTCCAATGCCATCGTTAACCCGATTGCCATCAGAAATGAAGTTACCAACCGATTCCAGTCAGACGATATCGTAGCGAATGTGAATCTGCAGGTCAACCCTGCCAGGAATCTTTCACTGCGCGTTTCAGGAAATATTATCAACAACAATACGCGCAACGACAATTTCCGGAACAGAGACCCCTATGGCCTGAACTCTGCGGGCAATGCCAACGTGAACACCAACCAGTTCACCAGCCTGCTCAATGAAAATATCCTGAACTATAAAAATGTTTTCGGCGGAGTACACAGTCTCGATGTGGTGGGTGGAATAATGGCGCAGGCAGATAAAAGTACCAGCATGGGCTCAGGCAATGCACTTGATTTCCTGAGTAACGAAGTATTCACCGGAAGCATCCAATCAGCAGCCGTACCCGGATTACCTACATCCACCTATTCAAAATCAGTTCTGCTTTCTTATGTAGGCCGGATCAATTACGGGTTCGATAACCGCTACCTGTTTACATTAAGTTTCCGTCGTGATGGATTTTCGGCCTACTCCAAAGAAAACCGCTGGGCCAATTTCCCCTCTGCTGCTATTGCCTGGAGGGCATCGAACGAAAAATTCATGGAGAACCTGCATGCAGTATCCGACCTGAAGCTGCGCGCATCTTATGGCCGCACCGGTAATACTTCCATCAAATCTTACCAGACGCTCAATATCCTGCAACCATACAATACCATATTTGGCAATGACCTCTTTATCGGTTATGCTCCCCGTCCGGAATATGCCAGTAAACTGAGATGGGAGGTTACAGACCAACTGGACCTCGGCCTCGAACTCGCCCTGTTCAAAAACAAGATCCGCTTTACAGCCGATTATTATCAGAAGCAAACCAAATACCTCCTGAACAAAGTTCAGTTGCCCACATCATTCGGATACGAAACCTCATTGGAGAATATTGGCGAGATCAGCAACAAGGGAGTGGAACTGGGAATAGATGCAACGGTGGTCAACAACGCTGACTGGAAATGGGACCTCGCTGGCAATATCTCGTTCAACAGGAATAAGGTGGAAAAATTGTACAAAGGTCAGGATATCGCTGGCCCCAATGTTTTCACAGGCAATATCAATGACTATGTGAACCTGCTGCGCGAAGGTCTTCCCCTGTACGCTTTCTATGGCTACATAGAAGAAGGATATACAGAAACCGGGAATATCAAATACCAGGACAAGAATGGCGATAAGTCCATCAATAACCTTGACCGCAGCGTGATTGGTGATCCCAATCCTGATTTCATTTACGGTCTGAGCTCCGTTACAAAATTCAAAGGCTTTGAGCTCACAGTGTTCATCCAGGGATCACAGGGCAATGACCTGTTCAATCTCAACAAGGCCAGCACACTGGATATGGGATGGAGCCTGAACCAACCAGAGGAAGTGTATACCAATCACTGGACAGCGGAAAACACCAATGCCAAATACCCCAGGCCATCCAGCAAGATCACTGCAAATTTCTCGACAAGATTTGTGGAAGACGGATCTTACCTGAAGTTCAAGAACATTCAACTGGCTTACAATATTCCTGTTGCAAAACTCGGCACAAAGGCTGTAAAATCCGCTCAATTATATGTGAGCGCACAGAACATGATAGTGATCACCAATTACTCCGGTTATGATCCGGAAGTGAATGCTTATGGAGCTGCCGATTCCATTCAGCAGGGTCTGGACTATACTGTTTATCCCAACAGCAAGTCATTCACTGTTGGTATTCGTTGCGGATTCTAA
- a CDS encoding FecR family protein: MDKKNRLKFILERFNEGTASAAELAELEQLLNDSEAVSLIDELWDKVPVTSTFFEESKTEALLAGVEARNQQVQIRERMRKKRMAFGIAASLAILLSATALYLALSKDKPEKIIAATPVTPVRIAPGDDKAILVLADGSTIHLEGSNTNNIPAQGNAQITGINGQVIYASKNAGAPVVYNTLKTPRGAQYQLQLADGSRVWMNAGSSLHFPTSFPGKERIVELTGEAYFEIAKDAQKPFRVKVNDMQVNVLGTQFNIMAYENETSKAVTLLEGAVNVEHRQQSVNLKPGQQTQSSDQTGLRLLSNIDTEEAIAWKNGLFITNHTSLPVLMRQIERWYNVNVVYEGKVPDKKFGGKIPRKSDLQEVLQVLEFSKVYTKLDGNKLTILDR; encoded by the coding sequence ATGGATAAAAAGAATCGCCTTAAGTTTATACTGGAACGTTTCAATGAAGGCACAGCCAGTGCCGCAGAACTGGCTGAACTTGAACAACTGCTCAACGATTCCGAAGCTGTATCATTGATAGATGAGCTTTGGGATAAGGTCCCTGTCACTTCAACTTTTTTTGAAGAAAGTAAGACCGAGGCTTTGCTTGCCGGAGTCGAGGCGCGCAATCAACAGGTACAAATACGGGAAAGGATGCGTAAGAAACGAATGGCTTTCGGCATTGCTGCATCATTGGCCATTCTTCTCTCCGCTACTGCACTGTACCTGGCACTTTCAAAAGACAAGCCCGAAAAAATCATTGCCGCAACGCCTGTAACACCCGTACGCATTGCGCCGGGAGACGACAAAGCGATCCTTGTGCTGGCTGATGGCAGCACTATTCATCTGGAGGGCAGCAACACCAATAATATCCCTGCACAGGGTAATGCGCAGATCACCGGGATCAATGGCCAGGTAATTTATGCATCGAAAAATGCCGGTGCCCCTGTAGTTTACAATACCCTGAAAACACCGAGGGGCGCACAATACCAACTGCAGCTGGCCGATGGCAGCAGGGTTTGGATGAATGCGGGCTCCTCTCTTCATTTCCCCACTTCATTCCCCGGAAAAGAAAGGATAGTTGAGTTAACGGGCGAAGCCTATTTCGAAATAGCGAAAGATGCACAGAAACCATTCCGTGTTAAAGTAAATGACATGCAGGTAAATGTTCTCGGCACTCAATTCAATATCATGGCATATGAAAATGAAACTTCAAAAGCTGTTACGCTTTTGGAGGGTGCAGTAAATGTTGAGCATCGTCAGCAGTCCGTGAATCTGAAACCGGGGCAACAGACGCAGTCAAGCGATCAGACTGGACTCAGGCTTCTGAGCAATATAGATACTGAAGAAGCCATTGCCTGGAAGAACGGTCTCTTCATCACCAATCATACCAGCCTGCCGGTGCTGATGCGCCAGATAGAACGCTGGTACAATGTAAATGTGGTGTACGAAGGAAAAGTGCCTGATAAGAAATTCGGGGGAAAGATACCCAGGAAAAGCGATCTCCAGGAAGTATTGCAAGTACTGGAGTTTAGTAAAGTGTATACAAAATTGGATGGAAATAAACTAACGATACTGGACCGTTAA
- a CDS encoding nucleoside phosphorylase: MGTIQESELIINERGAIYHLDLLPEELASTIITVGDPDRVSKVSSQFDRIEVKRQHREFVTHTGYAGNKRLSVVSTGIGPDNIDIVLNELDALVNIDFKTRTIKHDHTVLNIVRIGTSGSLQASIPVDSWVASTHGLGIDNLLNFYRIEENEEERQVLQSFITQTQLSHRISQPYISSAAPSLLKHFVTNFQHGITVTCPGFYGPQGRVLRLGLSHPDLIDRLTNFSFGQHRITNFEMETAAIYGLGKLLGHHCLSLSSIVANRIDRTFSGNAAANMDKLITTTIDILKGL, from the coding sequence ATGGGAACAATTCAAGAATCTGAACTGATAATCAATGAACGGGGGGCCATTTACCATCTGGACCTCCTCCCTGAAGAGCTCGCCAGCACCATCATCACCGTAGGTGATCCGGACCGTGTAAGCAAGGTCAGTAGCCAGTTTGACCGGATCGAAGTCAAAAGACAGCACCGGGAATTTGTGACCCATACAGGGTATGCCGGCAACAAAAGACTGTCGGTGGTCTCTACCGGCATCGGCCCGGATAATATTGATATTGTTTTGAATGAGCTTGACGCCCTGGTGAATATCGATTTCAAAACCCGCACCATCAAACATGATCATACGGTGCTGAATATCGTTCGAATAGGGACCTCCGGCTCCCTCCAGGCCTCCATTCCGGTAGACAGCTGGGTGGCCAGCACACATGGCCTGGGCATCGATAACCTTCTCAATTTTTACAGGATCGAGGAAAATGAGGAAGAGAGACAAGTGCTGCAGAGCTTCATCACCCAAACACAGCTCAGCCATCGCATCTCTCAACCTTATATCAGTTCGGCAGCCCCCAGCCTGCTGAAACATTTCGTTACCAATTTCCAGCACGGCATTACGGTTACCTGTCCCGGTTTCTACGGCCCGCAGGGGCGGGTATTGAGACTGGGCCTCAGTCACCCGGACCTGATAGATCGTCTCACCAATTTTTCGTTTGGTCAGCACCGGATCACTAACTTTGAGATGGAAACTGCCGCTATCTACGGCCTGGGAAAACTGCTGGGGCATCATTGCCTTTCACTCAGTTCCATCGTGGCCAACAGGATTGACAGGACTTTTTCCGGGAATGCGGCGGCCAATATGGACAAACTCATCACCACAACAATTGATATACTCAAAGGGTTATAA